The Urbifossiella limnaea nucleotide sequence GGCGGGCGGCGGTGAGGTTTGCTTCGAGCTGATCCAGCACGCGCTTCCACTTCTGCGGGTCGGCGGTGATCGCGGCCGACAGTCGCCGCGCCTCGGCGGCTTCCGGCGCCGCCGCGTGCACCCCGCTGATCCGGTCGCACCGCTCGACGCACGCCAGGTACCGCTCGGCGGCGAAGTCGGCCCGCGCCGCGGCGAGCAGTTCGGAGGCGGCGCTCGGCACCACGGCCGCGGCCGGCTGCACCGCCGGGGGCGCCACCGCCGCCGGCTGGAACGCGACCGCCGGCTGTACTACCGCCGCGGGCCGCGCGGCCGGCGCCTGGCGGAGGAACTCGGTCACCTGGGCGGCGTCGGCGAAGCCCTCGCGGCGGGCGATCACCTTCCCCTCG carries:
- a CDS encoding thioredoxin family protein — protein: MIRTTLVVAGLLAAAAPAAAQEVRWRTDYAAARKDAAAAGKPLLLDFAAEWCGPCKRMEATTFRTPAVVAAVSAAVVPVRVDADKDAWLVKAAGIQAFPTLILLTPEGKVIARREGFADAAQVTEFLRQAPAARPAAVVQPAVAFQPAAVAPPAVQPAAAVVPSAASELLAAARADFAAERYLACVERCDRISGVHAAAPEAAEARRLSAAITADPQKWKRVLDQLEANLTAARRGLPSP